In Rutidosis leptorrhynchoides isolate AG116_Rl617_1_P2 unplaced genomic scaffold, CSIRO_AGI_Rlap_v1 contig510, whole genome shotgun sequence, the genomic window GAGGTAAAGTGCAATCTAAACTTTTTGCTTTAATTTTCTTGCCTATGGGCCATTACTGGGAACTTTCCCAAAACTTTTCATCTCATGGTTAGAATTTACTTCTCTGAAGATGTTTTCTGATTCAATGATAAAAATTTGCAGGTGACTACTCCAATATTAAAATTTGTGTCTGAGTTGGTGAATAACAAACCTCGGAGAATTCATTTTGATTATCCGTCTGCTAATGGTTTAGTACTTTTCCGAGAAGTCAGCGTGCTCATGGTTGCTTATGGGACAAAGTTACTGTCACTCCCTGACGAAGCTGACAACTATACCTTAAAATACAAAGGGATCTGGATTTCCTTGGAAATTATTACTCGTGCTTTGCTAGGAGGTTATGTTATCTTTGGTGTTTTTGAAGTCTATGGTGATACATCACTCGTTGATGCTCTTAATATTGGTCTCAAGATGGCCTTATCGATTCCTGTGGAAGACGCACTGGCTTTTCCAAAGGTAAGATTTCTGATTAATATATTTGGGAACTTTCCATCTTGTAAAGAAAAAAGATCTAAAATCTACTCATTATTCAATTATTTTGCAGATCACTAAGCCTTACTTTGAATTCTTGGAGGCAATCTTCCGTAAAAACTTAATTTTCTTCTTTTCCCAAGATAGAAATACATTTTTTCGTATATTTGTGTGTCTTGAAGCTGGTATAAAAAGTTTAGAAAAGAGCATCTTATCAAAGGTATGGAAGTTCTCTTTCGTCATATCTTTTCGAATTTCTTGTACTCGCGATCTGAGAGAGAATCATACTTTATGTGGTCTAAATGATTTCATATGATTAATGCAGTGTGCAGTGACGGTTGCTAATATGGCGTCTTTCCATTTCTCAAACACAATAATGGAAGAGTCGCCTTCCTTACCAGCTGCTCGTTGTCTTTCCCAACACATTGTAGATCTACCAGCTTTGTTTCCCCAGGTAAGTTGTTTATGGCTAATTGTGTCGTCTACTACTTTTCTGGTCGTGATAGTAAATCAATTTAATTAGTATTGATAAGGGGTCATCCAAGTAGAGTTTATGTTTTTCTTAGTTCTGTGTTGATGTAGAGtttcattttctccattttttagatGTTGAAAACTCTCTTTGAGGTGTTCCTATTCAACGAGACTGATTCTCCGTGGAGTCTTAGCAAAGCTATGCTAAGTGTGATCCTCGTACTTAGTGAAGAGGTATTTGTTGGATTT contains:
- the LOC139884148 gene encoding uncharacterized protein, whose translation is VTTPILKFVSELVNNKPRRIHFDYPSANGLVLFREVSVLMVAYGTKLLSLPDEADNYTLKYKGIWISLEIITRALLGGYVIFGVFEVYGDTSLVDALNIGLKMALSIPVEDALAFPKITKPYFEFLEAIFRKNLIFFFSQDRNTFFRIFVCLEAGIKSLEKSILSKCAVTVANMASFHFSNTIMEESPSLPAARCLSQHIVDLPALFPQMLKTLFEVFLFNETDSPWSLSKAMLSVILVLSEETCMNVKSMILASQAADKLQRFSPCFDDLMKDINRSLDPNNVDRFSQNLSRFKKEFKSIYQG